The following proteins come from a genomic window of Paenibacillus spongiae:
- a CDS encoding Gfo/Idh/MocA family protein, whose translation MSKRMNIAVIGAGDMGNTHVGAWQNAGHRVVSVTDISEELAKKTKEKYGIPNMYLDYREAAADPEIDIVSICLPLALHAPVTIYAAEQGKHVFCEKPLARSFEEVKAMEAAVNKAGVHFGIGLQRSFANSLKIVKQMAADQVFGHPMLITSTGVAEVRPKRLMHDANGNMGPLMDNCCHYFMMWKHIFQSRPKSIYCIGDVFAKDRPELSHIEKLAIDTAVMSVKYESGDMAEMVITWGMAKGFQLGGRSDRLYGPRGGAEGDFTNITGSITIYEGDQRRELGIEGHRQSLHAEQFQTFAQAIEQGIPAPVGFQDGKEMLTISLAAIESAVTGRIVEYKHPE comes from the coding sequence ATGAGTAAAAGGATGAATATTGCCGTCATCGGCGCGGGCGACATGGGAAATACGCACGTAGGAGCCTGGCAGAATGCCGGACACCGGGTCGTATCGGTTACGGACATTAGTGAAGAGCTGGCCAAGAAAACCAAGGAGAAATACGGCATTCCAAACATGTATCTGGATTACAGGGAAGCCGCGGCCGATCCGGAGATCGATATCGTTTCGATCTGCTTGCCGCTTGCGCTGCACGCCCCGGTTACCATCTATGCGGCGGAGCAAGGAAAGCATGTTTTTTGCGAAAAGCCGCTGGCGCGGTCGTTCGAGGAAGTGAAGGCGATGGAAGCGGCGGTAAACAAGGCGGGTGTCCATTTCGGCATCGGTCTCCAGCGCAGCTTCGCCAACAGCTTGAAGATAGTGAAGCAAATGGCGGCGGATCAAGTGTTCGGACATCCGATGCTGATTACCTCCACGGGCGTGGCGGAGGTGCGGCCGAAGCGTTTGATGCATGACGCGAATGGCAATATGGGGCCGTTAATGGACAATTGCTGCCATTATTTCATGATGTGGAAGCATATTTTCCAATCGAGGCCGAAGAGCATCTATTGCATCGGGGATGTATTCGCCAAAGACCGTCCGGAGCTATCGCATATTGAGAAGCTGGCGATCGATACGGCGGTTATGTCCGTGAAATACGAGTCGGGGGATATGGCCGAGATGGTCATTACGTGGGGGATGGCGAAGGGCTTTCAGCTGGGCGGGCGCAGCGACAGGCTGTACGGCCCCAGGGGCGGCGCAGAAGGCGATTTTACGAATATAACGGGCAGCATTACGATCTATGAGGGAGATCAGCGGCGTGAATTAGGAATTGAGGGTCATCGGCAAAGCTTGCATGCCGAGCAATTCCAGACGTTCGCCCAGGCGATCGAGCAGGGTATTCCGGCACCGGTCGGCTTTCAGGACGGCAAGGAGATGCTGACGATTAGCCTGGCGGCCATCGAATCGGCCGTTACCGGCAGAATCGTCGAATACAAGCATCCGGAATAA
- a CDS encoding LTA synthase family protein, whose protein sequence is MSLSAFIRRISTRPFIFFTIVLLIKSYLAWFVTFDTVPTWQPLVTEIPFIWLAFCLIECFASKRKLMLYNAVNLLFTSIFFAVIMYYKYYGVIVTYHALEQVNQVTAVKNSVFSLLDPYFLFIFTDIILLMVLSFRGKNKPFWSMINVRKEKRSVVMALFVVSFAICLMNVWPNRASMNEIKKAEEMGILNYEAYTILKNEDQDLLPPEQITQDAIRSIKGVQEPQEPKLKNAAEGKNVIVIQMESFQNFLINLKIDGQEVTPNMNRLMKENFYFPHFYQQVGQGNTSDAEFIVNTSFYIPPRGAATMVYAGKELPSLPKMLEEKGYQTATFHTNVVEFWNRKELYNALGFDRYYDQEFFGTEDTVFFGPSDEVLYRKTAEELEKMQQTGNPFYAHVISMTAHHPYSTPEEKDHITLPDRYKDTFVGDYIRAQSYADYALGKFIEDLKEKGIWDNSLVVVYGDHLGLPIYSLNKDDEKLMEEIYGYEYGYTDMINIPLIVASPGVTYPKVFDQIGGQVDVLPTIANLTGVSLKDRIYFGQDLLNQTYNILPQRYYLPSGSFVSQQSLFITGSGFQDGTEYPLAGDGASKPVASEAEYNKALKLLHYSDSYVSQLPDREPKPDQ, encoded by the coding sequence ATGTCCTTATCGGCGTTTATCCGTCGAATAAGCACAAGACCGTTTATATTTTTTACAATCGTCTTGCTTATAAAGAGTTATCTGGCTTGGTTCGTTACGTTCGATACGGTTCCCACTTGGCAGCCTTTGGTAACCGAAATTCCCTTCATCTGGCTTGCTTTCTGCCTCATTGAGTGCTTTGCCTCCAAGCGGAAGCTGATGCTATATAATGCGGTGAATTTACTTTTTACAAGCATTTTCTTTGCCGTTATTATGTATTACAAATATTACGGCGTTATCGTTACCTACCATGCGCTTGAGCAGGTTAATCAAGTAACGGCGGTTAAGAACAGTGTGTTCTCGCTGCTGGATCCCTACTTTTTATTCATATTCACCGATATTATATTGCTTATGGTGCTCTCGTTCCGCGGCAAGAACAAGCCGTTCTGGAGCATGATCAACGTTCGCAAGGAGAAGCGGTCCGTTGTCATGGCGCTGTTCGTCGTTTCGTTCGCGATCTGTCTGATGAACGTATGGCCCAACCGGGCGAGCATGAACGAAATCAAGAAGGCGGAAGAGATGGGGATTCTAAATTATGAAGCCTATACCATCCTGAAGAACGAGGATCAGGATCTGCTGCCGCCCGAACAAATCACGCAGGATGCGATCCGCAGCATTAAAGGCGTTCAAGAGCCCCAAGAGCCCAAGCTGAAGAATGCGGCTGAAGGCAAGAATGTCATCGTCATTCAGATGGAGTCATTCCAGAATTTCCTGATCAACCTGAAGATCGACGGCCAAGAAGTCACTCCGAACATGAACCGGCTTATGAAAGAGAACTTCTACTTCCCTCACTTCTATCAGCAGGTGGGCCAAGGGAATACGTCCGATGCCGAGTTTATCGTGAATACGTCGTTCTATATACCGCCGCGCGGCGCGGCAACGATGGTCTATGCCGGCAAGGAGCTGCCGAGCCTGCCGAAGATGCTGGAAGAGAAGGGCTACCAGACCGCTACCTTCCATACGAATGTCGTCGAGTTTTGGAACCGCAAGGAGCTTTACAATGCATTAGGATTCGACCGTTATTACGATCAGGAATTTTTCGGTACCGAGGATACGGTGTTCTTCGGGCCTTCCGATGAAGTTCTGTACCGGAAGACGGCGGAAGAGCTTGAGAAGATGCAGCAGACGGGGAATCCTTTCTACGCCCATGTCATCTCGATGACGGCCCATCACCCGTACAGCACGCCGGAAGAGAAGGATCATATTACGCTTCCGGATCGTTATAAGGATACATTCGTCGGCGATTACATCCGTGCGCAGAGCTATGCCGACTACGCGCTCGGAAAGTTTATCGAGGATCTTAAGGAGAAGGGGATCTGGGATAACAGTCTCGTTGTCGTGTATGGCGATCACTTGGGATTGCCGATTTACTCGCTGAACAAAGATGATGAGAAGCTGATGGAAGAAATATACGGCTACGAGTATGGATACACCGATATGATCAACATTCCGCTTATCGTGGCATCGCCGGGCGTTACGTATCCTAAGGTATTCGACCAAATCGGCGGTCAAGTTGACGTGCTTCCGACGATTGCGAATTTGACGGGCGTATCGCTTAAGGATCGGATTTACTTTGGTCAAGACTTGCTCAATCAGACCTACAATATCCTTCCTCAACGTTATTACTTGCCATCCGGATCATTCGTCAGTCAGCAGTCGCTGTTCATTACGGGAAGCGGCTTCCAGGACGGCACCGAATATCCGCTGGCCGGCGACGGGGCTTCCAAGCCGGTAGCCTCAGAGGCTGAATACAACAAAGCGCTGAAGCTACTCCATTATTCGGACAGCTATGTCAGTCAGCTTCCGGATCGGGAGCCAAAACCGGATCAATAG
- a CDS encoding NADH:flavin oxidoreductase/NADH oxidase: MTYLDQPFTFKNLALRNRVVMPPMCQYSVEAKDGIPNDWHHVHYVSRAIGGAGLIIMEMTDVEPDGRISDYDLGLWSDDHIPAFARIIDQVHHYGAKIGIQIAHAGRKAEDAEVPVGPSAIPVSGDFKKPRALSTEEVKAMVIKFGDAARRAIAAGVDTIELHGAHGYLIHQFHSPGINDRKDEYGRHLWAFGTEVIRAVKAEMPEGMPLIMRISAVEYMDDGYDVDHMIEIARHYRDAGVDIFHVSSGGEGPAGKRKPGNYPGYQVGFARAVKQALEVPVIAVGNLDDPKLAEATVASGDADLVAVGRGMLRDPYWAYHAIRANGGQFKGVLPKQYGRAE, translated from the coding sequence ATGACCTATTTGGACCAACCATTCACCTTCAAAAATCTTGCTCTCCGCAATCGGGTCGTTATGCCGCCGATGTGCCAATACTCGGTAGAGGCCAAGGACGGGATTCCGAACGATTGGCATCATGTTCACTATGTGTCGCGTGCGATAGGCGGGGCCGGATTAATTATAATGGAAATGACCGATGTCGAGCCTGACGGAAGGATTAGCGATTATGATCTCGGACTATGGTCCGACGACCATATCCCGGCATTCGCGCGCATTATCGACCAAGTGCACCATTACGGCGCAAAAATCGGGATCCAGATCGCGCATGCAGGCCGGAAGGCGGAGGACGCGGAAGTGCCGGTCGGACCTTCGGCAATCCCGGTAAGCGGCGATTTCAAGAAGCCGCGCGCGTTATCGACGGAAGAGGTCAAGGCGATGGTAATTAAATTCGGCGACGCGGCGCGGCGGGCCATTGCGGCCGGCGTCGATACGATCGAGCTGCACGGCGCGCACGGGTATCTCATCCATCAATTTCATTCGCCGGGCATTAACGACCGCAAGGATGAATACGGACGTCATCTATGGGCGTTCGGCACGGAGGTTATCCGTGCCGTGAAGGCCGAGATGCCTGAAGGCATGCCGCTGATCATGCGTATCTCTGCCGTTGAGTATATGGACGATGGTTATGATGTCGATCACATGATCGAGATCGCGAGACATTACCGCGATGCAGGGGTGGATATATTCCATGTCAGCAGCGGCGGAGAGGGTCCGGCAGGCAAGCGCAAGCCCGGCAACTATCCGGGCTATCAAGTGGGCTTCGCGCGCGCGGTCAAGCAGGCGCTCGAGGTGCCGGTCATCGCAGTCGGCAACCTTGACGATCCGAAGCTCGCGGAAGCGACGGTGGCGAGCGGCGATGCCGATCTCGTAGCCGTCGGAAGAGGCATGCTTCGCGATCCCTACTGGGCCTATCATGCGATTCGCGCGAATGGCGGTCAGTTCAAAGGGGTTCTGCCGAAGCAATATGGACGGGCTGAATAA
- the pyrH gene encoding UMP kinase: MIKYKRVLVKLSGGAVAGQSGAGFDPERMNRIAGEIMSVIELGVEVSIVIGGGNIFRGNLAEHWGIERAEADNIGTLATVVNSLMLRGVLKATTNKEVRVMTAIPIASVAEPYIRLRAIHHLEKGYIVIFAGGNGQPYVTTDYPSVQRAIEVNSEALLVAKQGVDGVMSGDPKTDPKARKYRSLHYDDVIRHDLKVMDQSAFILARDYGLPIHVVGFDAPGSLRAVCEGADAGTVISRESRLTYA; this comes from the coding sequence ATGATCAAGTATAAGCGGGTGCTGGTAAAATTGAGTGGAGGCGCGGTTGCGGGGCAGAGCGGTGCCGGATTCGATCCGGAGCGCATGAACCGCATTGCCGGCGAAATCATGTCGGTCATCGAGCTCGGCGTCGAGGTATCGATTGTCATTGGCGGAGGCAATATCTTCAGAGGCAATCTGGCGGAGCATTGGGGCATCGAGCGGGCGGAGGCGGATAATATCGGAACGCTCGCGACCGTAGTCAACAGCCTGATGCTGCGCGGGGTGCTGAAAGCGACGACGAATAAGGAAGTTCGGGTCATGACGGCCATTCCGATCGCGTCCGTGGCGGAGCCGTATATCCGGCTGCGGGCGATCCATCACCTGGAGAAGGGGTATATCGTAATCTTTGCCGGAGGGAACGGTCAGCCTTATGTGACGACCGACTACCCGTCCGTTCAGCGGGCCATTGAAGTGAACAGTGAAGCGCTGCTCGTCGCCAAGCAGGGGGTGGACGGCGTGATGAGCGGAGATCCGAAGACCGATCCTAAGGCGCGCAAATACCGTTCCCTTCATTATGACGACGTGATCCGGCATGACTTGAAGGTGATGGATCAATCGGCATTCATCTTGGCGCGGGACTATGGGCTGCCGATTCATGTGGTCGGTTTCGATGCGCCGGGATCGCTGCGCGCCGTCTGCGAAGGGGCGGACGCCGGAACCGTCATCAGCCGGGAAAGCAGACTTACTTACGCATAA
- a CDS encoding DUF350 domain-containing protein, whose product MVVFNWMTPFRDMDELKRGNTAVGLAMGGKFLATAIVLGVAAYTNTSIWHMMLWFAVGYVCLVAAYWVFEWVTPSFRLSEQLKEGNVAVGVLLCFVYIGTSFAISSLII is encoded by the coding sequence ATGGTCGTCTTCAACTGGATGACGCCTTTCCGTGATATGGATGAGCTGAAGCGCGGCAATACGGCCGTCGGGCTGGCGATGGGCGGCAAATTTCTGGCGACGGCCATCGTGCTGGGCGTCGCGGCCTACACGAATACATCCATCTGGCATATGATGCTGTGGTTCGCCGTCGGCTATGTCTGTCTGGTGGCGGCATACTGGGTGTTCGAGTGGGTTACGCCAAGCTTCAGGCTGTCCGAGCAATTGAAGGAGGGCAATGTTGCCGTTGGGGTACTGCTCTGCTTCGTATATATCGGCACGAGCTTTGCCATCAGCAGCCTCATTATTTAA
- a CDS encoding glutathionylspermidine synthase family protein yields the protein MSHSAAFEVVGLPQPDRAERVKALAGMGFGWADLDGEPYWLDQVVALRKEIYMELEAASAKLWHVFDRAVRYVAGRHDLYAMIGIPELLWEALDTIALNPEGMLSRYARFDFALSNEGTIKLLELNADTPTGYVEAAVATPWLCAQHGIDSPNVRMKENLAAAWAEERPDTAACVAYGSHMEDSGTIEMLVRHSGLVDVTCTDCLELWVDEGVLKDGDDRIIKRMFALYPKEWMAVDDGGEALAYAIESGNLQLFNPIHAILLQSKGLQALIWGLYELEMLFDAEEREVIGTYMLPTYNRAVFDGSFVSKSMFGREGGSVMLYNDEGDLEVKDEAGFDTSLLFPLVYQKRAELARVRLEAGEFHLLTGMFVINGTPSGLLGRAGGLITGNTSHFVAIGVK from the coding sequence ATGAGCCATTCCGCTGCATTCGAGGTTGTCGGCCTGCCGCAGCCGGACCGTGCCGAGCGTGTGAAGGCATTGGCCGGTATGGGATTCGGCTGGGCGGACTTGGACGGCGAGCCGTACTGGCTCGACCAGGTCGTCGCCCTGCGCAAAGAGATCTATATGGAATTGGAGGCGGCTTCCGCCAAGCTGTGGCACGTCTTCGACCGAGCCGTTCGTTACGTCGCGGGCCGTCATGATCTCTATGCGATGATCGGTATTCCCGAGCTGCTATGGGAAGCGCTGGACACCATCGCATTGAATCCGGAAGGGATGCTGAGCCGGTACGCCCGGTTCGATTTTGCCCTGTCGAATGAGGGGACGATCAAGCTGCTGGAGCTGAATGCCGATACCCCGACAGGCTATGTGGAGGCGGCTGTCGCGACGCCTTGGCTGTGCGCCCAGCATGGAATCGATTCGCCGAACGTGCGAATGAAGGAGAATCTGGCGGCCGCATGGGCGGAGGAACGGCCGGACACTGCCGCATGCGTAGCCTACGGCTCGCATATGGAGGATTCCGGGACGATCGAGATGCTTGTTCGTCACAGCGGGCTTGTTGACGTGACCTGTACGGATTGCTTGGAGCTATGGGTCGATGAAGGCGTGCTGAAAGATGGCGATGACCGGATCATTAAGCGCATGTTCGCGCTCTATCCGAAGGAATGGATGGCGGTCGACGACGGCGGCGAAGCGCTTGCCTATGCGATCGAATCCGGGAATTTGCAGCTGTTTAACCCGATTCACGCCATTCTGCTGCAATCCAAGGGGCTTCAGGCGCTCATATGGGGCTTATATGAGCTGGAGATGCTCTTCGACGCGGAAGAGCGGGAAGTCATCGGCACCTATATGCTTCCTACCTATAACAGGGCAGTATTCGACGGCAGCTTCGTATCCAAATCGATGTTCGGCCGCGAAGGCGGTTCGGTCATGCTCTATAATGACGAAGGCGATTTGGAAGTGAAGGATGAGGCAGGCTTCGATACGAGCCTATTATTTCCGCTGGTTTATCAGAAACGGGCGGAGCTTGCCCGTGTACGGCTGGAAGCGGGGGAGTTTCATCTGCTGACGGGGATGTTCGTTATTAACGGGACGCCCTCCGGCCTGCTCGGGAGAGCAGGCGGGCTGATTACGGGGAATACGAGTCATTTTGTAGCTATAGGGGTGAAATAA
- a CDS encoding cbb3-type cytochrome c oxidase subunit I: MGIRFIKVAVVYLLIGVIAGMVMGIAEAFEYTSAHAHINLLGWASLGLIGALYVLFPKAGETSLAKAQFWMHNIGLPLLVISMMFFANDKSSIGIPLSSVGGLLVIVSVILLVVNVFKHVK, encoded by the coding sequence ATGGGTATCCGGTTTATAAAGGTAGCGGTCGTCTATTTATTGATCGGCGTTATTGCGGGCATGGTGATGGGGATTGCCGAAGCGTTCGAGTACACTTCCGCGCACGCGCACATCAACCTGCTTGGATGGGCATCGCTGGGGCTGATCGGTGCCCTGTATGTGCTCTTTCCCAAAGCCGGCGAAACCTCGCTCGCCAAAGCGCAATTCTGGATGCACAACATCGGACTGCCGCTATTGGTGATCAGCATGATGTTCTTCGCCAACGACAAGAGCAGCATCGGCATTCCGCTCTCCTCTGTCGGCGGCCTGCTGGTCATCGTCTCGGTCATTCTGCTGGTCGTCAACGTGTTTAAGCATGTGAAGTAG
- a CDS encoding DEAD/DEAH box helicase: MAGFAQLGISPERVEALSSGGIHEATPIQEGAIPVILQGYDVVCQAQTGTGKTLAFLLPMLEKLDPEKNRLQGLILTPTRELALQITEELKRWLASRSEFKVLAVYGGQDVEAQMRKLENGVHFAVATPGRLLDHMRRGTISLGSISMLVLDEADQMLHMGFLNEVVEILEQIPSRRQTMLFSATMPQQVRTLALQFMNAPKDITVRTPQVTVKGIKQVVIETTDRGKQKALSQLILDHRPYLGMIFCRTKRRAKALNEALQEQGFASDELHGDLSQAKREQVMKRFRDAKLQLLVATDVAARGLDVEGVTHVYNYDVPHDVDSYIHRIGRTGRAGGDGLAVTIATPHDRMAIQAIERGIGMTIEHRRADGAAVPKAPRPATEGRKERGAAAGARQGRGGSGGRDAREGGRSGRERRGAAAGGARQGRSGARTETRPQRGGAGARAGSEGGDFQRGRGANADRPQRGGASAEARPQRGGAGARAGGESGDFQWGRGANADRPQRGGASAEARPQRGRGANADRPQRGGASTESRPQRGRGANADRPQRGGASTESRPQRGGAGARTGGEHVETPWSRAAEVRTASERQQRGGNSKPRSAGKGAPPRGRGASPASSGPAGQRGGGRGGRSGHPGKRK, from the coding sequence TTGGCTGGTTTTGCACAATTAGGTATTTCGCCGGAACGCGTCGAGGCGCTGAGCAGCGGCGGCATTCATGAGGCGACGCCGATTCAGGAAGGGGCTATCCCCGTTATTCTGCAGGGATACGACGTTGTTTGCCAGGCGCAGACGGGAACCGGCAAGACGCTGGCGTTCCTGCTGCCGATGCTGGAGAAGCTGGATCCGGAGAAGAACCGTCTTCAGGGACTTATCCTGACGCCCACGCGCGAGCTGGCGCTGCAAATTACGGAAGAGCTGAAGCGCTGGCTCGCTTCGCGTTCGGAATTCAAAGTGCTGGCCGTCTATGGCGGACAAGACGTTGAAGCACAGATGAGAAAGCTGGAGAACGGCGTTCATTTTGCCGTTGCGACGCCGGGGCGCCTACTCGACCATATGCGCCGCGGAACGATCTCGCTTGGTTCGATCTCGATGCTGGTGCTGGATGAAGCGGACCAGATGCTTCATATGGGCTTTCTGAACGAAGTGGTCGAGATTCTCGAGCAAATTCCGTCGCGCCGCCAGACGATGCTGTTCTCCGCGACGATGCCGCAGCAGGTTCGGACGCTTGCCCTGCAGTTCATGAATGCGCCGAAGGACATTACGGTGCGTACGCCGCAGGTAACGGTGAAGGGGATTAAGCAGGTGGTGATCGAGACGACTGACCGGGGGAAACAGAAGGCGCTGAGCCAGCTGATCCTCGACCATCGTCCGTATTTGGGCATGATCTTCTGCCGCACGAAGCGCCGTGCGAAAGCGCTGAACGAAGCGCTGCAGGAGCAGGGCTTCGCGAGCGACGAGCTTCACGGGGACCTGTCCCAAGCGAAGCGGGAGCAGGTCATGAAGCGGTTCCGCGATGCGAAGCTGCAGCTGCTCGTCGCGACCGACGTGGCTGCGCGCGGTCTGGATGTCGAGGGCGTGACTCACGTGTACAACTATGATGTCCCGCACGATGTCGACAGCTACATCCACCGGATCGGGCGTACGGGCCGCGCCGGAGGAGACGGGCTCGCCGTAACGATCGCGACCCCGCATGACCGGATGGCGATTCAGGCGATTGAGCGCGGCATCGGCATGACGATTGAGCATAGGCGCGCGGACGGGGCGGCTGTGCCGAAGGCGCCGCGTCCGGCAACCGAAGGCCGCAAGGAGCGCGGAGCAGCAGCGGGCGCCCGTCAAGGACGCGGCGGTTCCGGCGGGCGCGATGCCCGCGAGGGCGGCCGTTCGGGGCGTGAGCGCCGAGGAGCGGCTGCAGGCGGCGCGCGGCAGGGGCGCAGCGGAGCGCGTACGGAGACGCGTCCGCAGCGTGGCGGAGCAGGAGCGCGCGCGGGCAGTGAGGGCGGCGACTTCCAGCGTGGCCGCGGAGCGAATGCGGACCGCCCACAGCGGGGCGGAGCAAGCGCAGAGGCGCGTCCGCAGCGTGGCGGAGCAGGAGCGCGAGCGGGCGGCGAGAGCGGCGACTTCCAGTGGGGCCGGGGAGCGAATGCGGACCGCCCACAGCGGGGCGGAGCAAGCGCAGAGGCGCGTCCGCAGCGTGGCCGCGGAGCGAATGCAGATCGCCCACAGCGGGGCGGAGCAAGCACGGAGTCGCGTCCGCAGCGTGGCCGCGGAGCGAATGCGGATCGCCCACAGCGGGGCGGAGCAAGCACGGAGTCGCGTCCGCAGCGCGGTGGAGCAGGAGCGCGTACTGGCGGCGAACACGTCGAAACGCCGTGGAGCCGTGCGGCAGAAGTGCGCACCGCTTCGGAGCGGCAGCAGCGTGGCGGAAATTCGAAGCCGCGCTCGGCGGGGAAAGGGGCACCGCCCCGAGGCCGCGGCGCCTCGCCGGCATCCTCGGGTCCAGCCGGACAGCGCGGCGGCGGCAGGGGCGGCCGTTCGGGCCACCCTGGCAAACGCAAATAA
- a CDS encoding Gfo/Idh/MocA family protein → MGKIRFGIIGGGWRAEFYLRIAAALPERFEVARMLVRREEKGAALTAQWGIRTVSSMEQFVRERDYSFAVVSVSRESCPDYIAELASRGIPVLAETPPAKDLQSLVQLFEAVGAEAKVQVAEQYLYQPMHAARIAVAHSGKLGSVSHVQVSAAHGYHGISLIRRLLGVRYEDAVIRGERFTAPLMAGPGRGGPPQEESFRDSVQDMATLRFGGRTALYDFAGDQYFSWVRKNRVLVRGDRGEIADEELRYLVDYRTPVSMEMRRVETGHNGNLEGYYHQGILAGSEWVYRNPFIPARLTDDEIAIATSLANMARYAEGGPSFYSLAEASQDHYLSLMMAQAVETGETVRTTPQIWSERE, encoded by the coding sequence ATGGGGAAAATCCGATTTGGCATCATTGGCGGCGGCTGGCGGGCGGAATTCTACTTGCGCATAGCGGCGGCGCTGCCGGAACGGTTCGAGGTCGCGCGCATGCTGGTGCGCAGGGAAGAGAAAGGAGCGGCGCTTACCGCGCAGTGGGGTATTCGCACCGTCAGCAGCATGGAGCAATTCGTGCGAGAGCGGGACTACTCCTTTGCCGTCGTGTCTGTATCCCGGGAGAGTTGTCCAGACTATATTGCAGAATTGGCAAGCCGCGGTATACCGGTACTGGCGGAGACGCCCCCTGCGAAGGATCTGCAGTCGCTTGTCCAATTGTTCGAGGCGGTCGGAGCTGAAGCGAAGGTGCAGGTGGCCGAGCAGTATCTGTACCAGCCGATGCATGCGGCTAGAATCGCCGTTGCGCATTCCGGAAAGCTTGGCAGCGTCTCGCATGTACAGGTATCGGCAGCGCATGGCTATCACGGGATCAGCTTGATCCGGCGGCTGCTCGGGGTGCGGTACGAGGATGCGGTTATCCGCGGCGAACGCTTCACCGCACCTCTGATGGCCGGACCGGGCCGCGGCGGTCCGCCGCAGGAGGAGTCCTTCCGGGATTCGGTGCAAGACATGGCGACGCTGCGGTTTGGCGGACGGACGGCTTTATATGATTTTGCGGGCGATCAATATTTCTCGTGGGTGCGCAAGAACCGGGTGCTGGTCCGCGGCGACCGCGGCGAAATCGCCGATGAAGAGCTGCGCTATCTGGTCGATTACCGGACGCCGGTCTCGATGGAGATGCGGCGGGTCGAAACGGGGCATAATGGAAATTTGGAAGGCTATTATCATCAGGGTATATTGGCCGGTTCGGAGTGGGTGTACCGCAATCCGTTCATACCCGCGAGACTGACCGACGATGAGATCGCCATTGCGACGAGTCTGGCGAATATGGCCCGCTACGCGGAAGGCGGACCGTCCTTCTACAGCTTGGCGGAAGCGTCGCAGGATCACTATTTGTCGCTGATGATGGCACAGGCTGTGGAAACCGGCGAGACGGTGCGCACAACACCGCAAATTTGGTCGGAGAGGGAATAA
- a CDS encoding SDR family oxidoreductase — MKDRIVVVTGANSGMGLATTVQLAREGAHVVMACRSAERGAQALAEARRLSGAAADIELMLCDLGSLASIRSFAEQFAAIYAKLDVLVNNAGVVTIKRQTTADGFEAMMGVNHLGHFLLTNLLLEQLLLAPQGRVVTVSSGAHKVGKIDFADAHLTKGFRVWSGYGQSKLANILFTRSLADRLKGTNATANCVHPGAVSTNLGVSRETGFGKMIHTSLRPFFLTPQEGARTAVYLASSPEVTGVSGEYYYKLKTAKISRAAQDPLLADKLWTWSESEVGMR; from the coding sequence ATGAAAGACCGCATTGTCGTTGTCACTGGCGCCAACTCTGGCATGGGGCTCGCGACGACCGTGCAGCTGGCGCGGGAGGGTGCGCATGTCGTTATGGCATGCCGGAGCGCCGAGAGAGGCGCCCAAGCGTTGGCGGAAGCCCGGCGGCTAAGCGGGGCAGCAGCGGATATCGAGCTCATGCTGTGCGATCTCGGCTCGCTGGCCAGCATCCGTTCATTCGCGGAGCAGTTCGCGGCCATATATGCAAAGCTCGACGTGCTCGTCAACAATGCAGGCGTTGTAACCATCAAACGGCAGACAACGGCGGACGGCTTCGAGGCCATGATGGGCGTCAACCATCTGGGCCATTTCCTGCTGACGAACCTGCTGCTGGAGCAGCTGCTGCTCGCCCCGCAAGGCCGTGTCGTCACCGTCTCATCGGGTGCGCATAAGGTGGGGAAGATCGATTTTGCCGATGCCCACTTAACCAAGGGATTTCGCGTATGGAGCGGCTACGGTCAATCCAAGCTCGCCAACATCTTGTTCACCCGATCGCTCGCCGATCGGCTGAAGGGCACGAATGCTACCGCCAACTGCGTCCATCCGGGTGCGGTCAGCACGAACTTGGGCGTGAGCCGGGAAACCGGATTCGGCAAAATGATTCACACTTCGCTCCGGCCCTTTTTTCTTACGCCCCAAGAAGGCGCCCGTACAGCGGTCTACCTCGCTTCAAGTCCGGAGGTAACCGGTGTAAGCGGAGAATATTATTACAAGCTGAAGACGGCCAAGATCTCCCGGGCTGCGCAGGATCCGCTGCTTGCCGATAAGCTGTGGACCTGGAGCGAGAGTGAAGTCGGAATGCGGTAA